The Mycolicibacterium flavescens genome has a segment encoding these proteins:
- the pfkA_1 gene encoding 6-phosphofructokinase, with protein sequence MRIGVLTGGGDCPGLNAVIRAVVRTCDVRYGSSVVGFQDGWRGLLENRRIQLANDDRNDRLLAKGGTMLGTARVHPEKLRAGLDQIKQTLDDNGIDVLIPIGGEGTLTAAHWLSEENVPVVGVPKTIDNDIDCTDVTFGHDTALGVASEAIDRLHSTAESHQRVMLVEVMGRHAGWIALNAGLASGAHMTLIPEQPFDVEEVCRLIKQRFVRGDSHFICVVAEGAKPAEGSMQLRQGGLDEFGHERFTGVAQQLAFEVEKRINKEVRVTVLGHVQRGGTPTPFDRVLATRFGVNAADAAHAGEYGMMVSLRGQEIGRVSLADATRQLKLVPQSRYDDAAEFFG encoded by the coding sequence ATGCGGATCGGAGTGCTGACCGGTGGCGGTGACTGTCCGGGACTGAACGCGGTCATTCGGGCCGTGGTGCGCACGTGCGACGTGCGCTACGGCTCGTCGGTCGTCGGATTCCAGGACGGCTGGCGCGGTCTGCTGGAGAACCGTCGCATCCAACTGGCCAACGACGACCGCAACGACCGGTTGCTGGCCAAGGGCGGCACGATGCTCGGCACCGCCCGCGTGCATCCGGAGAAACTGCGCGCCGGGCTCGACCAGATCAAGCAGACGCTCGACGACAACGGCATCGACGTTCTGATCCCGATCGGCGGCGAGGGCACGCTCACCGCCGCGCACTGGCTCTCCGAGGAGAACGTTCCCGTCGTCGGCGTGCCGAAGACCATCGACAACGACATCGACTGCACCGATGTCACGTTCGGACATGACACCGCGCTCGGGGTGGCCAGCGAGGCCATCGACCGCTTGCACAGCACTGCGGAGTCACACCAGCGCGTGATGCTCGTCGAGGTGATGGGCCGCCACGCGGGCTGGATCGCGTTGAATGCGGGGTTGGCGTCCGGTGCGCACATGACGCTGATCCCCGAACAGCCCTTCGACGTCGAAGAGGTTTGCCGACTGATCAAACAGCGCTTCGTGCGCGGTGATTCGCACTTCATCTGCGTGGTGGCAGAAGGCGCGAAGCCGGCCGAGGGGTCGATGCAACTGCGGCAGGGCGGACTCGACGAGTTCGGCCACGAGCGTTTCACCGGCGTCGCACAGCAGCTCGCCTTCGAGGTGGAGAAGCGAATCAACAAAGAGGTGCGGGTGACGGTTCTGGGCCACGTGCAGCGCGGCGGCACGCCGACGCCCTTTGACCGCGTGCTGGCCACCCGCTTCGGTGTCAACGCCGCCGATGCCGCACACGCGGGCGAGTACGGGATGATGGTGTCGCTTCGCGGCCAGGAGATCGGCCGCGTCTCGCTCGCCGACGCCACCCGCCAGCTGAAGCTCGTCCCGCAGAGCCGGTACGACGACGCCGCGGAGTTCTTCGGCTGA
- the gatA_4 gene encoding aspartyl/glutamyl-tRNA amidotransferase subunit A — protein MSDLTRMDAATLGEKIAAKEVSSTEVTQAHLDQIAATDDRYHAFLHVAEERALEAAARVDAAVAAGEDLPSPLAGVPVALKDVFTTTDMPTTCGSKILEDWTSPYDATVTMLLRAAGLPILGKTNMDEFAMGSSTENSAYGPTRNPWDVERVPGGSGGGSAAALAAFQAPLAIGTDTGGSIRQPAALTATVGVKPTYGTVSRYGLVACASSLDQGGPCARTVLDTALLHQVIAGHDAKDSTSVHAAVPDVVSAARTGAAGDLAGVRIGVVKQLRGDGYQPGVLESFNAAVEQLTALGAEVSEVDCPHFDYSLPAYYLILPSEVSSNLARFDAMRFGMRVGDDGTHSAEEVMALTRAAGFGPEVKRRIMIGTYALSAGYYDAYYNQAQKVRTLIARDLDEAYEKVDVLISPTTPTTAFPLGEKVDDPLAMYLFDLCTLPLNLAGHCGMSVPSALSPDDRLPVGLQIMAPALADDRLYRVGAAYEAARGPLSTAV, from the coding sequence GTGAGCGATCTCACCCGAATGGACGCCGCGACGCTCGGAGAAAAGATCGCCGCAAAAGAGGTGTCGTCGACGGAGGTCACCCAGGCACACCTGGACCAGATCGCCGCGACCGACGACCGCTACCACGCGTTCCTGCACGTCGCGGAGGAGCGTGCGCTGGAGGCCGCCGCGCGCGTCGATGCGGCCGTCGCGGCCGGCGAGGATCTGCCCTCGCCGCTGGCAGGGGTGCCGGTGGCGCTCAAGGACGTCTTCACCACCACCGACATGCCCACGACCTGCGGATCGAAGATCCTCGAGGACTGGACGTCGCCCTATGACGCGACCGTCACCATGCTGCTGCGTGCTGCCGGCCTGCCGATCCTCGGCAAGACCAACATGGACGAGTTCGCGATGGGGTCGTCCACGGAGAACTCCGCGTACGGGCCGACGCGCAATCCGTGGGACGTCGAGCGCGTGCCCGGCGGCTCCGGAGGGGGAAGCGCCGCAGCGCTGGCGGCGTTCCAGGCGCCATTGGCAATCGGCACCGACACCGGTGGTTCGATCCGCCAGCCGGCCGCGCTGACTGCGACGGTCGGCGTCAAACCGACCTACGGAACCGTGTCGCGCTACGGGCTGGTCGCGTGCGCGTCCTCGCTCGACCAGGGCGGCCCGTGCGCGCGCACCGTCCTCGACACCGCACTGCTGCACCAGGTGATCGCCGGGCACGACGCGAAGGACTCCACGTCGGTCCACGCCGCGGTGCCCGACGTCGTCAGCGCCGCGCGGACCGGAGCGGCCGGCGACCTGGCGGGCGTGCGGATCGGTGTGGTCAAGCAGTTGCGTGGCGACGGCTACCAGCCCGGTGTGCTGGAGTCGTTCAACGCCGCCGTCGAACAGCTGACCGCGCTGGGCGCCGAGGTCAGCGAGGTGGACTGCCCGCACTTCGACTACTCGCTGCCGGCCTACTACCTGATCCTTCCATCGGAGGTCTCGAGCAACCTCGCGCGCTTCGACGCGATGCGCTTCGGGATGCGCGTCGGTGACGACGGCACGCACAGCGCCGAGGAAGTCATGGCGTTGACTCGTGCCGCCGGCTTCGGCCCGGAAGTCAAGCGCCGCATCATGATTGGCACCTACGCGCTGTCGGCGGGGTACTACGACGCGTATTACAACCAGGCGCAGAAGGTGCGCACGCTGATCGCGCGCGATCTCGACGAGGCATACGAGAAGGTCGACGTGCTGATCTCGCCGACGACGCCGACGACGGCATTCCCGTTGGGGGAGAAGGTCGACGACCCGCTGGCGATGTACCTGTTCGACCTGTGCACGCTGCCGTTGAACCTGGCGGGCCACTGCGGAATGTCGGTGCCTTCGGCGCTGTCACCCGACGACAGGCTGCCCGTCGGACTGCAGATCATGGCACCCGCGCTGGCCGACGACCGGTTGTACCGCGTCGGCGCGGCCTACGAGGCGGCACGCGGGCCGCTGTCGACGGCGGTTTAG
- the gatC gene encoding glutamyl-tRNA(Gln) and/or aspartyl-tRNA(Asn) amidotransferase subunit C has protein sequence MSQISRDEVAHLARLARLALTEDELDNYAGQLDAILGHVSQIQSVDVEGVKPTGNPLTDVNVFRPDTVEPCLTQEEALDQAPKAAEGRFAVPRILGEAQ, from the coding sequence GTGTCGCAGATCTCCCGAGACGAGGTAGCCCATCTGGCGCGTCTGGCCCGCCTCGCCCTGACCGAAGACGAGCTGGACAACTACGCCGGGCAGTTGGACGCCATCCTCGGTCACGTCAGCCAAATCCAGTCCGTCGACGTCGAAGGGGTCAAACCGACCGGGAACCCGCTCACCGACGTCAACGTGTTCCGGCCGGACACGGTCGAGCCGTGCCTGACGCAGGAGGAGGCGCTGGACCAGGCGCCCAAGGCGGCCGAGGGCCGGTTTGCGGTGCCGCGGATCCTGGGGGAGGCGCAGTGA
- a CDS encoding amino acid-binding ACT domain-containing protein, translating to MPTPSRCAKVLRVPTYLLRVQLEDRPGSLGSLAVALGSVGADILSLDVVERSAGYAVDDLVVELPAGAMPDMLITAAEQIKGVYVDSVRPHTGLLEAHRELELIDHIAAAHRKDKLQVLADEAPRVLRVGWATVMHLTDGGPQRVVGSPGAPETQAAEIPWLPLNRAEALDGDAAWVPQVWRDMATTLAAAPLGDPRTAVVLGRPGGPQFRPSEVARLGYLAGIVATILR from the coding sequence ATGCCCACACCCTCCCGCTGTGCAAAAGTGTTGCGCGTGCCTACGTACCTGCTGCGTGTCCAGCTAGAGGACCGGCCCGGCAGCCTCGGCTCCCTTGCCGTGGCGCTCGGGTCGGTGGGCGCCGACATTCTGTCGCTCGACGTGGTGGAACGTTCGGCCGGCTACGCCGTCGACGATCTCGTGGTCGAACTGCCCGCCGGCGCCATGCCGGACATGCTGATCACCGCCGCCGAACAGATCAAGGGTGTCTACGTCGACTCGGTCCGGCCGCACACCGGCCTGCTCGAGGCGCATCGCGAACTCGAGCTCATCGACCACATCGCGGCGGCGCACCGCAAGGACAAGTTGCAGGTCCTGGCCGACGAAGCGCCTCGGGTGTTGCGGGTGGGTTGGGCCACCGTGATGCACCTGACCGACGGCGGGCCGCAACGTGTCGTCGGCAGCCCGGGCGCCCCCGAGACGCAGGCGGCAGAAATCCCGTGGCTGCCACTCAACCGGGCCGAGGCCCTCGACGGCGACGCCGCGTGGGTGCCCCAGGTCTGGCGCGATATGGCGACCACCCTGGCCGCCGCCCCGCTCGGCGATCCGCGCACCGCGGTGGTGCTGGGCCGCCCCGGCGGGCCGCAGTTCCGGCCGTCCGAGGTCGCCAGATTGGGTTATTTGGCGGGCATCGTCGCCACGATTCTGCGCTGA
- a CDS encoding membrane protein: protein METLLIVLAAILLIAAIVVLVKALQRPKTPKTPTTREDPLKFAATMPQFGPRQLGPGAIVSHGGIDYVVRGSVTLRQGPFVWWEHLLEGDSDSEPLWFSVEEDEGRLELVMWTRRKDAALQPGGELAVDGIAYRETERGSASFTTEGTTGLPAGGEMEFVDYANADETSLLGFERWAPDMPWEVSTGKPVRAGELTVYPAPPPSE from the coding sequence GTGGAAACGCTGCTAATCGTGCTGGCCGCCATCCTGCTCATCGCGGCGATCGTCGTGTTGGTGAAGGCACTTCAGCGGCCGAAGACGCCGAAGACCCCTACCACGCGGGAAGATCCGCTCAAGTTCGCCGCCACCATGCCGCAGTTCGGCCCGCGCCAACTCGGACCCGGCGCAATCGTCTCCCACGGCGGCATCGACTACGTGGTCCGCGGCTCGGTGACGTTGCGCCAAGGCCCGTTCGTCTGGTGGGAGCACCTGCTGGAAGGTGATTCCGATTCGGAGCCGCTGTGGTTCAGCGTCGAGGAGGACGAGGGCCGACTCGAGTTGGTGATGTGGACACGACGCAAGGATGCGGCACTGCAGCCGGGCGGCGAACTCGCCGTCGACGGAATCGCCTATCGCGAGACCGAACGCGGCAGCGCGTCGTTCACCACCGAAGGCACCACCGGACTGCCCGCGGGTGGGGAGATGGAGTTCGTCGACTACGCGAACGCCGACGAGACATCGCTTCTCGGGTTCGAACGCTGGGCGCCCGACATGCCGTGGGAAGTGTCGACCGGCAAGCCCGTGCGGGCCGGCGAGCTGACGGTCTACCCCGCGCCGCCGCCCAGCGAATAG
- a CDS encoding Protein of uncharacterised function DUF2617 has protein sequence MPFHRLVVTPADVSGRGLRLALNACVPSPLAACSLPHPADGTLVLGVLGASHVVTVKHSEHTFSEEVSCTARTDAELPGRAEAPGYRIESRTEACGEAEFRRLAQMLRVSCEREGGWLGGAFPGDDAALTALAAEPDGPGWRWRTWHLYPDRAAGGTVVYTRSRWRP, from the coding sequence GTGCCCTTTCACCGACTGGTAGTGACTCCGGCTGACGTGTCCGGCAGGGGACTTCGGCTGGCCTTGAATGCGTGCGTACCGTCGCCGCTGGCGGCGTGCTCGCTGCCCCATCCCGCCGACGGCACCTTGGTGCTCGGCGTGCTCGGCGCGTCGCACGTGGTCACCGTCAAGCATTCCGAACACACCTTCTCCGAAGAGGTTTCGTGCACGGCGCGCACGGATGCCGAGCTTCCGGGCCGCGCCGAAGCGCCCGGATACCGGATCGAGTCCCGGACGGAAGCGTGTGGCGAGGCGGAATTTCGCAGGCTCGCGCAGATGCTGCGGGTCAGTTGTGAGCGCGAGGGCGGCTGGCTCGGTGGTGCGTTCCCGGGTGACGACGCCGCACTGACCGCGCTGGCCGCCGAACCGGACGGGCCCGGATGGCGCTGGCGGACATGGCATCTGTACCCCGACCGAGCCGCGGGCGGCACCGTCGTCTACACCCGCAGTCGGTGGCGACCGTGA
- a CDS encoding Conserved membrane protein of uncharacterised function translates to MSRTTLFWLAGGLAVAGIACLVLGISLQNRDIRTYVAENYAAYSHGSEASSYECSGSPSEVADRLADYRAPEARATDRGIEYLRYDDDIVIIGPDGNRPCTIRVEDVRGSRYSGGAFIFLGPGFFPGAPAGGAGGSSGGPGGTK, encoded by the coding sequence GTGAGCAGAACCACGTTGTTCTGGCTGGCCGGCGGGCTGGCCGTGGCGGGGATCGCATGCCTGGTTCTCGGTATCTCGTTGCAGAACCGCGACATTCGTACATATGTGGCCGAGAACTACGCCGCGTACTCGCACGGTTCGGAGGCCAGCAGCTACGAGTGCAGCGGGTCGCCCAGCGAAGTGGCCGACCGTCTTGCCGACTATCGGGCTCCCGAGGCGCGGGCCACCGATCGCGGCATCGAGTACCTGCGCTATGACGACGACATCGTGATCATCGGGCCGGACGGCAACCGACCATGCACGATCCGGGTCGAGGACGTTCGCGGCAGCAGATACAGCGGGGGCGCCTTCATCTTCCTCGGGCCCGGGTTCTTCCCCGGTGCACCGGCGGGGGGCGCGGGCGGTAGCTCCGGCGGCCCGGGCGGAACGAAATGA
- a CDS encoding protein of uncharacterised function (DUF350) translates to MNLAVEFGSISGESLAQNVVAAILYFLVGVGVLAAGFAMADVLTPGNLRRLVFVERRPNAVAVASGMYAALAIVVISAIVASSNELGQGLVDAAVYGLVGVVLQGLALIVLEVVVPGRFRDLITEERLHPAAIATAVTLLAVGGVNAAALS, encoded by the coding sequence ATGAATCTGGCGGTCGAATTCGGCAGCATCAGCGGCGAGAGCCTCGCCCAGAATGTGGTCGCAGCGATCCTGTACTTCCTGGTGGGTGTCGGCGTCCTGGCAGCCGGATTCGCCATGGCCGACGTGCTGACCCCGGGGAACCTGCGTCGGTTGGTGTTCGTCGAGCGGCGGCCCAACGCCGTCGCGGTCGCATCGGGAATGTATGCAGCCCTGGCAATCGTGGTGATCTCGGCGATCGTGGCCAGTTCCAACGAACTGGGCCAGGGGCTCGTCGACGCGGCGGTGTACGGCCTCGTCGGCGTTGTGCTGCAAGGACTGGCGCTGATCGTGCTGGAGGTGGTGGTGCCCGGGCGTTTCCGCGACCTGATCACCGAGGAGCGGCTGCACCCGGCCGCCATCGCGACCGCCGTGACGCTGCTCGCCGTGGGAGGGGTGAACGCCGCCGCGCTGTCATGA